One Mixta gaviniae genomic window carries:
- the luxS gene encoding S-ribosylhomocysteine lyase — protein MPLLDSFTVDHTRMAAPAVRVAKTMNTPHGDTITVFDLRFCVPNKEVMPERGIHTLEHLFAGFMRNHLNGDGVEIIDISPMGCRTGFYMSLIGTPAEQRVADAWKAAMNDVLKVQEQNQIPELNEYQCGTYQMHSLDEAKDIARHIIEHDVRVNHNDELALPKDKLKALEIH, from the coding sequence ATGCCATTGCTGGACAGTTTTACCGTTGACCATACGCGTATGGCCGCACCGGCGGTACGCGTAGCGAAAACCATGAATACGCCCCATGGCGATACCATCACCGTCTTCGATCTGCGCTTCTGCGTGCCGAATAAAGAAGTGATGCCTGAGCGCGGTATCCATACGCTGGAACACCTGTTCGCAGGCTTTATGCGTAATCACCTGAACGGCGACGGCGTAGAAATTATCGATATCTCTCCGATGGGCTGCCGCACCGGCTTCTACATGAGCCTGATCGGCACGCCGGCGGAGCAGCGCGTAGCTGACGCCTGGAAAGCGGCGATGAACGACGTGCTGAAAGTGCAGGAGCAAAATCAGATCCCGGAGCTGAATGAATATCAGTGCGGCACCTACCAGATGCACTCGCTGGATGAGGCGAAAGATATCGCGCGTCATATCATCGAGCATGATGTGCGCGTTAACCATAACGACGAACTGGCGCTGCCGAAAGACAAGCTGAAAGCGCTGGAAATTCACTGA
- a CDS encoding HlyC/CorC family transporter, producing the protein MEHVSTTTLIITLVVMILVSAYFSGSETGMMTLNRYRLRHKARNGNRAARRVEKLLRRPDRLISLVLIGNNLVNILASALATIVGMRIYGDAGVAIATGILTFAVLIFAEVLPKTVAALYPEKVAYPSSLLLGPLQIVMMPLVWLLNTITRLLMRMVGIKSDGAISGALSKDELRTIVYESRSLMSRRHQDMLLSVLDLEKVNVDDIMVPRNEIVGININDDWKSIERQVSHSPHGRIVLFRDSLDDAVAMLRVREAWRMMTEKKEFTKENLLRAADEIYFVPEGTPLNVQLVKFQRNKKKVGLVVDEYGDIKGLVTIEDILEEIVGDFTTSMSPSLAEEVMPQSDGSVLIEGSANVREINKAFNWHLPQEEARTINGMLLEELEEIPQAGTRIQVANYDVDILDVQDNMVKQVRITPQQPLKTSVNS; encoded by the coding sequence TTGGAACATGTTTCAACCACCACACTGATTATTACGCTGGTTGTGATGATCCTGGTCTCGGCTTACTTTTCCGGCTCCGAGACCGGCATGATGACCCTTAACCGCTATCGCCTGCGCCATAAGGCGCGCAACGGCAACCGCGCCGCGCGCCGCGTCGAAAAGCTGCTGCGTCGCCCCGATCGTCTGATAAGCCTGGTGCTGATCGGCAATAACCTGGTCAACATTCTCGCCTCCGCGCTGGCCACTATCGTCGGCATGCGCATATATGGTGATGCGGGCGTCGCTATCGCCACCGGCATACTGACCTTCGCGGTGCTGATTTTCGCCGAGGTGTTACCAAAAACCGTGGCAGCGCTCTATCCGGAGAAAGTCGCCTACCCCAGCAGCCTGCTGCTCGGCCCGTTGCAGATCGTCATGATGCCGCTGGTGTGGCTGCTGAACACCATCACCCGCCTGCTGATGCGGATGGTCGGCATCAAGTCTGACGGGGCGATCAGCGGTGCGCTGAGCAAAGATGAGCTGCGCACCATTGTCTACGAATCGCGCTCGCTGATGTCGCGTCGCCATCAGGATATGCTGCTGTCGGTGCTGGATTTAGAAAAGGTCAACGTCGATGACATCATGGTGCCGCGCAACGAGATTGTCGGCATCAATATCAACGATGACTGGAAGTCTATCGAACGTCAGGTGTCCCATTCGCCTCACGGCCGCATCGTGCTGTTCCGCGACTCGCTGGACGACGCGGTGGCGATGCTGCGCGTGCGTGAAGCCTGGCGCATGATGACCGAGAAGAAAGAGTTCACGAAAGAGAACCTGTTGCGCGCCGCCGATGAAATCTATTTTGTGCCGGAAGGCACGCCGCTGAATGTGCAGCTGGTGAAGTTCCAGCGCAACAAGAAGAAAGTGGGTCTGGTGGTAGATGAGTATGGCGATATCAAAGGCCTGGTCACCATCGAAGATATTCTGGAAGAGATTGTCGGCGACTTTACCACCTCGATGTCCCCTTCTCTGGCGGAAGAGGTGATGCCGCAGAGCGACGGTTCAGTGCTGATTGAAGGCAGCGCCAACGTGCGCGAAATCAACAAGGCCTTTAACTGGCACCTTCCGCAGGAAGAGGCGCGTACCATCAACGGCATGCTGCTGGAGGAACTGGAAGAGATCCCGCAGGCCGGCACCCGCATTCAGGTAGCGAACTACGACGTCGATATTCTCGACGTGCAGGACAACATGGTGAAGCAGGTGCGGATCACGCCGCAGCAGCCGCTGAAAACCAGCGTCAATTCCTGA
- a CDS encoding cytochrome C assembly family protein — MSAFAILALFAYSFSLALIVPSLLRNSGAWRRMAVLSATLALAAHAVALQQRIFVNGGQNLSLLNIGSLVSLLICIIMTIVASRNRGWVLLPIVYSFALINLAFATFVPNAFITHLEATPGMMIHIGLALFAYATLIIAALYALQLAWIDYQLKNKRLAFSNDMPPLMTIERKMFHITQVGVVLLTLVLCTGLFYMKNLFSPENVDKAVLSILAWFVYVVLLWGHYHEGWRGRRVVWFNCGGALLLTMSYFGSRVLQHLLTH, encoded by the coding sequence ATGTCTGCTTTTGCGATTCTGGCGCTCTTTGCCTACTCATTTAGCCTCGCGCTCATCGTTCCCAGCCTGCTGCGGAATAGCGGCGCATGGCGACGCATGGCCGTGCTATCCGCGACGCTGGCGCTGGCCGCGCACGCGGTAGCGCTGCAGCAACGTATCTTTGTTAATGGCGGTCAGAACCTTAGCCTGCTTAACATTGGTTCGCTGGTCAGCCTGCTGATTTGCATCATCATGACCATCGTCGCCTCGCGCAATCGCGGCTGGGTGCTGCTGCCGATTGTCTACAGCTTCGCGCTGATCAACCTCGCCTTCGCCACCTTTGTGCCCAATGCGTTTATCACGCATCTGGAGGCGACGCCCGGTATGATGATCCATATCGGTCTGGCGCTGTTCGCCTACGCCACGCTGATTATCGCCGCGCTCTACGCGCTGCAGCTGGCGTGGATCGATTATCAGCTGAAGAACAAGCGGCTGGCGTTTAGCAACGATATGCCGCCGCTGATGACCATCGAGCGCAAAATGTTTCATATCACGCAGGTTGGCGTCGTTCTGCTGACGCTGGTGCTATGCACTGGCCTGTTTTACATGAAAAATCTCTTCTCGCCCGAGAACGTCGATAAAGCGGTGCTGTCGATACTGGCCTGGTTTGTTTATGTCGTTCTGCTCTGGGGACACTATCATGAAGGCTGGCGCGGTCGCCGCGTCGTCTGGTTTAACTGCGGCGGCGCGTTGCTGTTAACCATGTCCTACTTCGGCAGCCGTGTTTTGCAGCACCTGCTTACCCACTGA